The following coding sequences lie in one Miscanthus floridulus cultivar M001 chromosome 9, ASM1932011v1, whole genome shotgun sequence genomic window:
- the LOC136481897 gene encoding protein LOWER TEMPERATURE 1-like: MATEEGSGGGGGGAGAGEKKSSQAPAKPGAGGAGKFLAGLPSRGNFSSGSGSVSSNLGGFRVYVCEHSTDPPEGQVIKTDSTNILIRHLQLNKQKSEGKDADSRTPGENNRGKRSAARSLDVNNSAKRANLGTSSGSSACEEISGFSQHTLQSFTVERLRALLRQSGRSTKGKKDELIARLRESQG, translated from the exons ATGGCGACCGAAGAGGgttccggtggcggcggcggcggcgccggagcCGGGGAGAAGAAGAGCTCGCAGGCGCCTGCAAAGCCTGGAGCGGGCGGCGCCGGAAAGTTCCTCGCGGGGTTGCCGTCGCGCGGCAACTtctcctccggctccggctccgtctCCTCCAACCTG GGAGGGTTCAGGGTTTACGTCTGCGAGCACAGCACGGATCCCCCAG AAGGACAAGTTATAAAGACGGATTCAACGAATATTTTAATCAGGCATCTCCAGTTGAACAAGCAGAAGAGTGAGGGCAAAGATGCGGATTCCAGGACTCCAGGGGAAAACAACAGAGGGAAAAG ATCTGCTGCCAGAAGTTTGGATGTCAACAATTCAGCAAAGAGGGCTAACTTGGGTACTTCCTCTGGATCATCAGCCTGTG AAGAAATTTCTGGCTTTTCACAGCACACACTGCAATCATTTACAGTGGAGAGGTTACGTGCACTTCTACGACAAAGTGGTCGATCGACCAAAGGGAAAAAG GATGAACTGATTGCTCGCTTACGGGAGTCACAGGGCTGA
- the LOC136481899 gene encoding uncharacterized protein isoform X1: MEATAAAPAPAAERDPKHHHGCLAVRTSLPRCALGAGSSLPGSSDEASCGSPRWIGRGLSCVCIKRKGTYERICMNLTPVQEERLQRLKHRMKVYFDPSRRDHQEALKALWHATYPDQELQGLISEQWKDMGWQGRDPSTDFRGAGFISLENLLFFAKTFSASFQRLLKKQCGNRATWEYPFAVAGVNITFMIMQMLDLQSTKPRTFVRAIFIQMLSEDEWAFDLLYCVAFVVMDKQWLDKNASYMDFNEVLKSTRAQLERELMLDDVIHIDDMPSYSLLC, translated from the exons ATGGAGGCTACGGCAGCGGCTCCAGCGCCAGCGGCGGAGAGGGACCCGAAGCACCACCACGGATGTCTGGCCGTCAGGACGTCGCTGCCGCGGTGCGCCCTCGGCGCCGGCTCCTCTCTGCCTGGATCTTCCG ATGAAGCGTCATGTGGATCACCGAGATGGATAGGGAGAGGCCTCTCATGTGTGTGCATCAAGCGAAAAGGCACATATGAAAGAATATGCATGAACCTCACACCAGTGCAG gaagaaagGCTTCAGAGATTGAAGCATCGCATGAAGGTTTACTTTGATCCATCTAGACGAGATCACCAG GAAGCACTGAAAGCTCTTTGGCATGCAACATACCCTGATCAAGAACTTCAAGGTTTGATATCTGAACAGTGGAAGGACATGGGTTGGCAAGGAAGAGACCCATCAACTGACTTTAG AGGTGCAGGATTCATATCTCTGGAGAATCTTTTGTTCTTTGCCAAGACATTCTCC GCCTCATTTCAGAGACTTCTAAAGAAACAGTGTGGTAACAGAGCCACATGGGAGTACCCATTTGCAGTTGCTGGTGTAAATATTACATTCATGATCATGCAGATGCTCGATCTCCAGTCAA CTAAGCCAAGAACATTTGTGCGAGCCATTTTTATCCAAATGCTCTCAG AGGATGAGTGGGCATTTGATCTGCTCTACTGCGTCGCATTTGTTGTGATGGACAAGCAGTGGCTGGACAAGAATGCGTCTTACATGGACTTCAAT GAGGTGCTGAAGTCGACAAGAGCCCAGCTGGAGAGGGAGCTTATGCtggacgatgtcatccacatcgACGACATGCCATCATATAGCCTGCTTTGCTAG
- the LOC136481899 gene encoding uncharacterized protein isoform X2 produces the protein MLGQLALWAKIANEASCGSPRWIGRGLSCVCIKRKGTYERICMNLTPVQEERLQRLKHRMKVYFDPSRRDHQEALKALWHATYPDQELQGLISEQWKDMGWQGRDPSTDFRGAGFISLENLLFFAKTFSASFQRLLKKQCGNRATWEYPFAVAGVNITFMIMQMLDLQSTKPRTFVRAIFIQMLSEDEWAFDLLYCVAFVVMDKQWLDKNASYMDFNEVLKSTRAQLERELMLDDVIHIDDMPSYSLLC, from the exons ATGCTGGGGCAGCTAGCACTGTGGGCCAAAATTGCCA ATGAAGCGTCATGTGGATCACCGAGATGGATAGGGAGAGGCCTCTCATGTGTGTGCATCAAGCGAAAAGGCACATATGAAAGAATATGCATGAACCTCACACCAGTGCAG gaagaaagGCTTCAGAGATTGAAGCATCGCATGAAGGTTTACTTTGATCCATCTAGACGAGATCACCAG GAAGCACTGAAAGCTCTTTGGCATGCAACATACCCTGATCAAGAACTTCAAGGTTTGATATCTGAACAGTGGAAGGACATGGGTTGGCAAGGAAGAGACCCATCAACTGACTTTAG AGGTGCAGGATTCATATCTCTGGAGAATCTTTTGTTCTTTGCCAAGACATTCTCC GCCTCATTTCAGAGACTTCTAAAGAAACAGTGTGGTAACAGAGCCACATGGGAGTACCCATTTGCAGTTGCTGGTGTAAATATTACATTCATGATCATGCAGATGCTCGATCTCCAGTCAA CTAAGCCAAGAACATTTGTGCGAGCCATTTTTATCCAAATGCTCTCAG AGGATGAGTGGGCATTTGATCTGCTCTACTGCGTCGCATTTGTTGTGATGGACAAGCAGTGGCTGGACAAGAATGCGTCTTACATGGACTTCAAT GAGGTGCTGAAGTCGACAAGAGCCCAGCTGGAGAGGGAGCTTATGCtggacgatgtcatccacatcgACGACATGCCATCATATAGCCTGCTTTGCTAG